The following coding sequences are from one Ursus arctos isolate Adak ecotype North America unplaced genomic scaffold, UrsArc2.0 scaffold_23, whole genome shotgun sequence window:
- the NUP160 gene encoding nuclear pore complex protein Nup160 isoform X6: protein MAAAGALERSFVELTGAERERPRHFREFTVCGIGTANALAGAVKYSESAGGFYYMESGKLFSVTRNRFIHWKTSGDTLELVEESLDVNLLNNTVRLKFQNCSLLPGGVHISETQNHVIILVLTNQTVHRLLLPHPSRMYRSVSWLRVISFISQITLAVRNLMLEQCPLEIEGKLDLLALTKHTLIVTI, encoded by the exons ATGGCGGCGGCGGGAGCCCTGGAACGGAGCTTCGTGGAGCTCACTGGTGCTGAGCGCGAGAGGCCGAGACACTTTCGGGAATTCACAGTCTGTGGCATTG GGACTGCAAATGCCTTGGCTGGAGCCGTGAAATACAGTGAGAGCGCGGGAGGCTTCTACTATATGGAAAGTGGCAAGTTGTTCTCCGTCACCAGAAACAGGTTCATTCATTG GAAGACCTCTGGAGATACACTGGAGCTGGTGGAAGAGTCACTGGATGTAAATCTGTTGAATAACACAGTTCGCCTCAAATTCCAAAATTGCAGCCTCTTGCCTGGAGGGGTTCACATCTCTGAGACTCAGAATCATGTGATAATCTTGGTATTAACCAATCAGACAGTGCACAGATTACTTTTACCACACCCTTCCCGGATGTATAGAAGTGTAAGTTGGTTAAGGGTAATATCCTTTATTTCTCAGATTACTCTCGCTGTCAGAAATTTAATGCTGGAGCAGTGTCCTTTGGAAATTGAAGGCAAATTGGATTTGTTAGCTCTCACCAAGCATACTTTGATAGTTACTATTTAA